Proteins from a single region of Verrucosispora sp. NA02020:
- a CDS encoding SRPBCC family protein: MADSSTQSITIGAPPDRVVAVICDFPSYPEWAEAVRQAEVVEEYEDGYASQVRFVLDAGVMADEYVLEYGYSEDLSHIEWHLVAPSKMQRSQRGSYDLVVDADGGTTVTYTLEVELAVGMLGMFRRKAEKMIMDAALKQLKRRVETLGSAQ; encoded by the coding sequence ATGGCGGACTCCTCCACCCAGTCGATCACCATCGGCGCGCCACCGGACCGGGTGGTGGCGGTGATCTGTGACTTTCCGAGCTATCCCGAGTGGGCCGAGGCGGTGCGGCAGGCCGAGGTCGTCGAGGAGTACGAGGACGGCTATGCCAGCCAGGTCCGGTTCGTCCTCGACGCCGGGGTGATGGCCGACGAGTACGTGCTCGAGTACGGCTACTCCGAGGACCTGTCCCACATCGAGTGGCACCTGGTGGCGCCCTCGAAGATGCAGAGGTCCCAGCGCGGCTCGTACGACCTGGTGGTCGACGCCGACGGGGGCACCACCGTGACGTACACGCTCGAGGTGGAACTCGCGGTCGGAATGCTCGGGATGTTCCGCCGCAAAGCCGAGAAGATGATCATGGATGCTGCGTTGAAGCAGCTCAAGCGCCGGGTAGAAACACTCGGTTCGGCGCAGTGA
- a CDS encoding NAD(P)/FAD-dependent oxidoreductase, with the protein MPTPTEHHGRSEPETTPLARSRDGSPVSDRGDTVCVIGAGASGLTAVKNLAEHGFGVDCYERETGIGGAWNWRHDRSPVYASTHLISSRPFTQFPDFPMPDDWPDYPHHSRVLSYFERYADHFDLRRHIWFGTEVVRVEPVGDDRWDVTTRSTGGYGPERTSRYAAVVIANGHNWSPKLPRYEGLEQFRGEVMHASSYKDPAQLRGKRVLVVGAGNTGCDIAVEAAQQAARCWHSTRRGYWYAPKYVFGRPADQVNDTLLALRVPLRVRQWLYHRTLRLTVGDLTRFGLPRPDHRVYETHPIANSQLVYYVGHGAIAPVPDVTRFHSHSVELTDGRQIDPEVVVFATGYLPRFEFLDGKLLGDDEGVGRPRLWLNAFVPEHPTLAVTGLVQPDSGVFALSHWQAVLFARLLRLRTTRPDRATAFAARVRAGAGERYSGQVKDSTRHWFEVGHADYLRVLERALRDLEAK; encoded by the coding sequence GTGCCCACCCCCACCGAGCACCACGGTCGGTCCGAACCGGAGACGACCCCCCTCGCCCGCAGCCGTGACGGCAGTCCGGTCTCCGACCGGGGCGACACCGTCTGCGTCATCGGCGCCGGCGCCAGCGGCCTGACCGCCGTCAAGAACCTCGCCGAGCACGGCTTCGGCGTCGACTGCTACGAGCGTGAGACGGGCATCGGCGGTGCCTGGAACTGGCGGCACGACCGCAGCCCGGTGTACGCCAGCACGCACCTGATCTCGTCGCGGCCGTTCACCCAGTTCCCCGACTTCCCGATGCCCGACGACTGGCCCGACTACCCGCACCACAGCCGGGTGCTGTCCTACTTCGAGCGGTACGCCGACCACTTCGACCTGCGCCGGCACATCTGGTTCGGCACGGAGGTGGTGCGGGTCGAACCGGTCGGCGACGACCGCTGGGACGTCACCACCCGCAGCACCGGCGGGTACGGCCCGGAGCGCACCTCCCGGTACGCCGCCGTGGTGATCGCCAACGGACACAACTGGTCGCCGAAGCTGCCCCGCTACGAGGGGTTGGAACAGTTCCGGGGCGAGGTGATGCACGCGTCGTCCTACAAGGACCCGGCCCAGTTGCGCGGCAAGCGGGTGCTGGTGGTGGGCGCCGGCAACACCGGGTGCGACATCGCGGTGGAGGCCGCCCAACAGGCCGCACGCTGCTGGCACTCCACCCGCCGGGGCTACTGGTATGCCCCGAAGTACGTCTTCGGCCGCCCCGCCGACCAGGTCAACGACACGTTGCTGGCGTTGCGGGTGCCGCTGCGGGTACGCCAGTGGCTCTACCACCGCACGTTGCGGCTGACCGTCGGTGACCTGACCCGTTTCGGCCTGCCCCGGCCCGACCACCGGGTGTACGAGACGCACCCGATCGCCAACAGCCAACTCGTCTACTACGTCGGCCACGGTGCGATCGCGCCGGTGCCGGACGTGACCCGGTTCCACTCGCATTCGGTGGAGCTGACCGACGGTCGGCAGATCGACCCGGAGGTGGTCGTCTTCGCCACCGGTTACCTGCCGCGCTTCGAGTTCCTGGACGGAAAGCTCCTCGGCGACGACGAGGGCGTGGGTCGTCCCCGGTTGTGGCTCAACGCGTTCGTGCCGGAGCACCCCACCCTCGCGGTGACCGGCCTGGTCCAACCGGACTCCGGCGTGTTCGCCCTGTCGCACTGGCAGGCCGTGCTCTTCGCCCGGCTGCTGCGACTGCGGACCACCCGGCCGGACCGGGCGACGGCGTTCGCCGCACGGGTCCGGGCCGGTGCCGGTGAGCGTTACTCGGGTCAGGTCAAGGACTCGACCCGGCACTGGTTCGAGGTCGGCCACGCCGACTACCTGCGGGTGCTGGAACGCGCGTTGCGCGACCTGGAGGCCAAGTGA
- a CDS encoding ROK family glucokinase: protein MAAVTLTIGVDVGGTKVAGGVVDDTGRVLVQTRRDTPADDVGKTRDVIIELVTELASGHEIQAVGIGAAGWIDAGRSTVLFAPNLAWRDEPLRAYVSAAVGLPVIVENDGNVAAWAEFRYGAARQAEDSMVMFTIGTGVGGGIVLGGELVRGANGIAAELGHMLTVPDGHQCGCGRLGCIEQYASGSALVRFARAAARQEPHRATALLELADGEAEAITGPMVTAAAKGGDPVSAEAFAQVGRWLGTSLADMAQILDPQVLVVGGGVIDAGDLLMGPTRRSFTDALAQRSRLPVADIRPAELGNSAGVIGAADLARRI from the coding sequence GTGGCAGCGGTGACGCTGACCATCGGAGTCGACGTCGGTGGCACGAAGGTGGCCGGCGGTGTCGTCGACGACACCGGCAGGGTTCTCGTGCAGACCCGACGGGACACCCCCGCCGACGACGTCGGTAAGACGCGGGACGTCATCATCGAACTGGTCACCGAGCTCGCCTCCGGACACGAGATCCAGGCGGTCGGCATCGGCGCGGCGGGCTGGATCGACGCCGGCCGCTCGACCGTCCTGTTCGCCCCCAACCTGGCCTGGCGCGACGAGCCGCTGCGCGCGTACGTCAGCGCGGCCGTCGGGCTGCCGGTGATCGTGGAGAACGACGGGAACGTGGCCGCCTGGGCCGAGTTCCGTTACGGCGCCGCCCGGCAGGCCGAGGACTCGATGGTCATGTTCACCATCGGCACCGGTGTCGGCGGCGGCATCGTGCTCGGCGGTGAGCTGGTCCGGGGCGCCAACGGCATCGCCGCCGAACTCGGTCACATGCTCACCGTGCCCGACGGCCACCAGTGCGGCTGCGGACGGCTGGGCTGCATCGAGCAGTACGCCAGCGGCAGCGCCCTGGTCCGCTTCGCCCGCGCCGCCGCCCGGCAGGAACCGCACCGCGCCACCGCGCTGCTGGAACTGGCCGACGGCGAGGCCGAGGCGATCACCGGTCCGATGGTGACCGCCGCGGCCAAGGGCGGTGACCCGGTGTCGGCCGAGGCGTTCGCCCAGGTCGGGCGCTGGCTCGGCACCAGCCTGGCGGACATGGCGCAGATCCTCGACCCGCAGGTCCTGGTCGTCGGCGGCGGCGTCATCGACGCCGGTGACCTGCTGATGGGCCCGACCCGACGCTCGTTCACCGATGCGTTGGCGCAGCGCAGCCGGTTGCCGGTGGCCGACATCCGCCCCGCCGAGCTGGGCAACTCGGCCGGCGTCATCGGCGCGGCCGACCTCGCCCGACGGATCTGA
- a CDS encoding endonuclease/exonuclease/phosphatase family protein translates to MGAPGVPVRVVSYNVHGQRDDTAALAEVVRTTAPDVVVVQEGPRRFRWREKSAALAESFGLVVAAGGLPALGNLVLTDLRVRVTDARCRRFPLTPGRHLRGAAFADCVVGRSARFTVAGSHLSTDPTERPGQAELFRRDLAAAPYPVIAAADLNEEPGEPAWRTVAEGLTDTAVAADRTDRLTYSCANPRRRIDALFVDPRITVVDYDVLDTPLTRRASDHFPILVDLLIPAAD, encoded by the coding sequence ATGGGTGCTCCCGGAGTGCCGGTGCGCGTCGTGTCGTACAACGTGCACGGCCAGCGCGACGACACCGCCGCGCTGGCCGAGGTGGTCCGCACGACGGCGCCGGACGTGGTGGTGGTCCAGGAGGGCCCGCGTCGCTTCCGGTGGCGGGAGAAGTCGGCCGCGTTGGCCGAGTCGTTCGGCCTGGTGGTCGCCGCCGGTGGGTTGCCCGCCCTGGGCAACCTGGTCCTCACCGACCTGCGGGTACGGGTGACCGACGCCCGGTGCCGGCGGTTCCCGCTCACCCCCGGGCGGCACCTGCGCGGCGCCGCGTTCGCCGACTGCGTGGTGGGCCGGTCCGCCCGGTTCACCGTGGCCGGCTCGCACCTGTCCACCGACCCGACCGAGCGGCCCGGCCAGGCGGAGCTGTTCCGGCGGGACCTGGCCGCCGCGCCGTACCCGGTGATCGCCGCCGCCGACCTCAACGAGGAGCCGGGCGAACCGGCGTGGCGGACCGTCGCGGAGGGGCTGACCGACACGGCGGTGGCCGCGGACCGCACCGACCGGCTCACCTACTCCTGCGCGAACCCCCGGCGGCGCATCGACGCCCTCTTCGTCGACCCCCGGATCACCGTGGTCGACTACGACGTGCTGGACACCCCGCTGACCCGCCGTGCCAGCGATCATTTTCCGATCCTGGTCGACCTGCTGATACCCGCCGCCGACTGA
- a CDS encoding alpha/beta hydrolase translates to MSDRVRVMRSWEWARPVRPVRREVLGATPELEEGRPPLLFVPGFGHGAWVYAEHWLGHAAARGFPAYAVSLRGHGDSGPAPDATLRAYAHDVVQVAAGLPRQAVLVGHGAGALVVAHALARYPARAAVLVAPVLGGWATFGAALRRNPLGTLPAVFGGGLRLHRRQLFSDELPDADARRYTGRLGRAARRAQWRLLTGAEPEPPVGRPPVLVLGSPDDRVVPPSALTGAARRYDSAPLLFPGMGHDLMLDARWQEPIDAILDWLDKGPARDDRP, encoded by the coding sequence GTGAGCGACCGGGTGCGGGTGATGCGGAGCTGGGAGTGGGCGCGGCCGGTGCGTCCGGTGCGCCGTGAGGTGCTCGGCGCCACGCCCGAGTTGGAGGAGGGGCGGCCACCCCTGTTGTTCGTGCCCGGCTTCGGGCACGGTGCCTGGGTGTACGCCGAACACTGGCTCGGGCACGCCGCCGCGCGGGGGTTCCCGGCGTACGCGGTGAGCCTGCGCGGGCACGGCGACAGCGGTCCGGCGCCGGACGCGACGCTGCGCGCGTACGCCCACGACGTGGTGCAGGTGGCGGCGGGCCTGCCACGCCAGGCGGTGCTGGTGGGGCACGGTGCCGGGGCACTGGTGGTCGCGCACGCCCTGGCCCGGTATCCGGCCCGGGCGGCGGTGCTGGTGGCACCGGTGCTCGGCGGGTGGGCGACGTTCGGCGCCGCGCTGCGGCGCAACCCGCTCGGCACGCTGCCGGCGGTCTTCGGCGGTGGGCTGCGTCTGCACCGCCGCCAGTTGTTCAGCGACGAGCTGCCCGACGCCGACGCGCGGCGCTACACCGGTCGGTTGGGGCGGGCGGCCCGGCGGGCGCAGTGGCGGCTGCTGACCGGAGCCGAGCCGGAGCCGCCGGTGGGCCGCCCGCCGGTGCTGGTGCTGGGCAGTCCGGACGACCGGGTGGTGCCGCCGTCGGCGCTGACCGGGGCGGCCCGCCGGTACGACTCGGCACCGCTGCTCTTCCCCGGCATGGGGCACGACCTGATGCTCGACGCGCGGTGGCAGGAGCCGATCGACGCGATCCTGGACTGGCTGGACAAGGGCCCGGCCCGCGACGACCGTCCCTGA